In Candidatus Saccharibacteria bacterium oral taxon 488, one DNA window encodes the following:
- the rsmD gene encoding 16S rRNA (guanine(966)-N(2))-methyltransferase RsmD, with protein MRVKLIAGEFGGRFIQAPPGSTTHPMGERVRSAMFNSLGEAVRGARVLDAFAGSGAIGLEALSRGAESVVFVERDRVAQRVIAENISTVGASENSIVIKTTVANWLESMSVTEEFDIIFVDPPYHNPQFSTVSRLMGLLKPGGHMVLSHSGIGEVPIQNGIVVVDNRSYGGAHLTRFLRLK; from the coding sequence GTGCGCGTTAAACTCATTGCTGGCGAATTTGGCGGACGATTCATCCAGGCGCCGCCCGGCTCGACGACGCACCCCATGGGCGAGCGGGTGCGCTCAGCAATGTTTAACTCACTGGGCGAAGCCGTGCGTGGCGCGCGAGTGTTGGATGCCTTTGCCGGCTCTGGCGCCATTGGCCTAGAGGCGCTCAGCCGTGGCGCTGAGTCAGTAGTTTTCGTGGAACGAGACCGCGTCGCCCAGCGTGTGATTGCTGAAAATATTAGCACCGTGGGCGCCAGTGAAAACTCTATTGTAATAAAAACAACGGTAGCAAATTGGCTAGAAAGCATGAGCGTAACAGAGGAGTTTGATATTATTTTTGTCGATCCACCATACCACAACCCGCAGTTTTCCACAGTTTCACGACTGATGGGACTTCTCAAACCGGGTGGACATATGGTATTATCACACTCAGGAATAGGTGAGGTGCCAATTCAAAACGGAATTGTTGTGGTGGACAATCGTAGTTATGGGGGTGCGCACCTCACCCGGTTCCTACGATTGAAATAA
- the recG gene encoding ATP-dependent DNA helicase RecG, with protein sequence MRLTTPLEHLKGVGPKTAQALAAAGLETVADALGFLPRAYDDYSAAVNIADLQPGKVTVRARCESISTRIARRGLRITTAVLADDSGKVKAVWFNQPYRESQLRSDTGFMFSGQFGMQYNSYQISNPSVELAKQTDTSDAQHASGIHPVYKSIKNLRPKTVQDVLKHLRPIMEFLPETLPEYIVQRQKLVSRAEAVRFLHAPNNHQEITRGRERLAFEELFEMILAAQLNKQEQTKLTGWRIPFNQPVVKQFVEQLPFPLTNAQRRAAWQILQDLESDHPMNRLLQGDVGSGKTVVAGLVAAEVAQAGFQTAIMAPTEILAAQHAKTLDELLSPFGVSVALLTGHVKGAQRRQLLDNLANGSINVVVGTHALIQEKVAYHKLGFVVIDEQHRFGVKQRQALLQKADYMPHLLSMTATPIPRSLALTLYGELDISILDELPAGRQPIATKIWSPASAPKLYETIDHELAQGRQAYVICPLIDDNPDNDKKSVEAEYHKLAKTMFRHRRVGLLHGKLPPEEKAAVMQQFADGELDMLVSTTVVEVGVDVPNATVMLIENADNFGLSQLHQLRGRVGRGQHQSFCHLMLSGHDKPSRRLREIEKSQDGFYLAEVDLKLRGPGEIYGRAQHGALNLKIASLSDTPLIARAQAEAERFVKEGQDLLQYNHLARAVSRYQRLTTLN encoded by the coding sequence ATGAGGCTAACAACTCCACTGGAACACCTCAAAGGCGTCGGTCCCAAAACCGCCCAGGCGCTGGCGGCGGCGGGTTTGGAGACGGTGGCGGACGCCCTAGGTTTTTTACCACGGGCGTACGATGATTATTCGGCGGCGGTCAATATCGCTGATCTTCAGCCAGGCAAGGTGACGGTGCGGGCGCGCTGCGAGTCGATTTCCACACGGATTGCTCGCCGGGGTCTGAGGATCACCACGGCGGTGCTAGCGGATGATTCTGGCAAGGTCAAGGCCGTTTGGTTCAATCAGCCCTACCGCGAATCGCAGCTGAGATCCGACACTGGGTTTATGTTCTCCGGCCAATTTGGCATGCAGTATAACAGCTATCAGATCAGCAATCCCTCTGTTGAACTCGCCAAACAAACCGATACATCCGACGCCCAGCACGCGTCGGGTATTCATCCGGTCTATAAATCCATCAAAAATCTCCGCCCTAAAACCGTGCAGGATGTGCTGAAACATCTGCGTCCTATCATGGAATTTTTGCCCGAGACGCTGCCGGAGTACATCGTCCAGCGGCAAAAATTAGTCAGCCGCGCTGAAGCCGTCAGGTTTCTCCATGCGCCAAACAATCATCAGGAGATTACCCGTGGTCGTGAGCGGCTGGCGTTTGAAGAATTGTTTGAAATGATCTTGGCAGCGCAGCTTAACAAGCAAGAGCAAACCAAGTTGACTGGCTGGCGCATCCCGTTCAATCAGCCGGTCGTCAAGCAATTTGTCGAGCAATTACCATTTCCCCTGACCAACGCGCAGCGCCGCGCCGCCTGGCAGATTTTGCAAGATTTGGAGTCCGATCATCCGATGAACCGCTTGCTACAGGGCGACGTTGGCTCGGGCAAAACCGTGGTCGCTGGATTGGTGGCAGCGGAAGTGGCGCAGGCTGGTTTTCAGACGGCCATCATGGCGCCGACCGAGATTTTGGCAGCTCAGCACGCTAAAACGCTGGATGAATTATTGTCGCCGTTTGGTGTATCGGTGGCGCTGCTAACGGGACATGTCAAGGGTGCTCAGCGGCGGCAGCTGCTGGATAATTTAGCCAACGGTAGTATTAACGTGGTGGTTGGCACGCACGCGCTGATTCAGGAAAAAGTGGCGTATCATAAGCTGGGGTTTGTGGTGATCGACGAGCAGCATCGGTTTGGTGTCAAGCAGCGGCAGGCATTATTACAAAAGGCAGACTACATGCCGCATCTACTCAGCATGACCGCCACGCCGATTCCGCGGAGCTTGGCGTTGACGCTATATGGCGAGTTGGACATCTCGATTTTGGACGAGCTGCCAGCTGGGCGCCAGCCGATTGCAACGAAAATTTGGTCGCCAGCTTCAGCGCCAAAACTCTACGAAACTATCGACCACGAACTAGCTCAGGGTCGCCAAGCCTACGTCATTTGCCCATTGATCGACGATAATCCCGACAATGACAAAAAGTCGGTCGAGGCGGAATATCACAAATTAGCAAAAACGATGTTTCGTCATCGCCGCGTCGGATTGCTGCACGGTAAACTGCCGCCGGAGGAAAAAGCGGCGGTCATGCAGCAGTTTGCCGACGGCGAGCTGGACATGCTGGTGAGCACCACGGTGGTGGAAGTCGGTGTTGATGTACCGAACGCCACGGTCATGCTCATCGAAAATGCTGACAACTTTGGGCTCAGCCAGCTTCATCAGCTGCGCGGGCGGGTTGGGCGCGGCCAGCACCAGAGTTTTTGTCATTTGATGCTGTCAGGTCACGACAAGCCAAGCCGGCGCCTCAGGGAAATTGAGAAGTCCCAAGACGGCTTTTACCTGGCGGAAGTTGACCTGAAACTGCGCGGCCCCGGCGAGATTTATGGCCGAGCGCAGCATGGCGCATTGAACCTAAAAATTGCCTCACTGAGCGATACGCCGCTGATTGCCCGTGCGCAAGCGGAGGCTGAGCGCTTTGTCAAAGAGGGGCAGGATTTGCTACAATATAACCATCTGGCGCGTGCCGTCAGTCGCTATCAGCGATTAACCACGCTAAATTAG
- the dinD gene encoding DNA damage-inducible protein D: protein MTSELKIRQSDSIFESIKHEDKQGEFWYARELGEALEYGTWDGFMPVITRARIAISKTGAPVENHFRDVSKMVSIGYGNPRAIDDIKLTRFACYIIAQNGSPVKKPKIAEAQAYFAIQTRKQEMSDQYRQDMDRLARRREFSESDKRLSSSVIEAGTSSRGLAMIKNEGDKSFFGGKTNKQMKKKLNTGNKPWANKAHNVVLAGKTLANEMTAANIENYGISSYGAVLHDNNDNNDAVRTTIRNQQGMNPEDFPAAEDTEKIQRRIKNQSTPKIDSPNL, encoded by the coding sequence ATGACAAGTGAGCTAAAAATCAGACAAAGTGATAGCATTTTTGAGTCTATCAAGCATGAAGATAAGCAAGGTGAGTTCTGGTATGCTAGGGAGCTTGGTGAAGCTCTTGAATACGGGACGTGGGATGGTTTTATGCCAGTAATTACACGAGCTAGAATAGCAATATCTAAAACAGGTGCTCCTGTGGAAAACCATTTTCGAGATGTGTCGAAAATGGTTTCTATAGGGTACGGTAACCCAAGAGCTATAGATGATATAAAGCTTACGCGTTTTGCATGTTATATTATTGCTCAAAATGGCAGCCCCGTTAAAAAACCCAAGATTGCGGAGGCTCAGGCATATTTTGCTATTCAAACACGTAAACAGGAAATGTCAGATCAATACAGACAGGATATGGACAGGCTTGCGCGAAGACGTGAGTTTTCCGAATCAGACAAGAGATTATCCTCCAGTGTCATAGAAGCAGGTACTAGTTCGAGAGGACTGGCGATGATAAAAAACGAGGGCGATAAATCATTTTTTGGCGGTAAAACTAATAAGCAGATGAAAAAGAAGTTAAATACCGGAAACAAGCCTTGGGCTAATAAAGCCCATAATGTTGTGCTAGCAGGCAAAACATTGGCAAACGAGATGACAGCAGCCAATATAGAGAATTACGGAATATCATCATATGGCGCCGTGCTTCACGACAATAACGATAATAATGACGCAGTTAGAACGACTATCCGCAATCAGCAAGGTATGAATCCAGAAGACTTTCCGGCAGCTGAAGATACTGAAAAAATACAGCGCCGTATTAAAAACCAAAGCACACCTAAAATTGATAGCCCTAACCTCTAA
- a CDS encoding addiction module toxin, HicA family — translation MSEFYRSIRTKKLIALLVRHGFISKLGSKHGKYVRESDNKTVIVPRHRVLSSGTSKQICEYLNTKCDIAAEELARLF, via the coding sequence ATGTCTGAGTTTTATCGCTCAATCAGAACAAAGAAGCTTATAGCGCTGCTGGTGCGGCACGGGTTTATTAGTAAACTGGGGTCAAAGCACGGCAAGTATGTCAGAGAGTCAGACAATAAGACTGTCATCGTGCCAAGACACCGCGTGCTATCCTCTGGAACGTCAAAGCAGATATGTGAGTATCTCAATACAAAATGCGACATAGCTGCCGAGGAGCTCGCAAGGCTGTTTTAG
- a CDS encoding HAD-IIB family hydrolase, producing the protein MKKIIGFDLDDTLAITKSPISDRMADILGRLLENYEMCVITGGTFHQIKKQVIDRLDVRPELLQKFHAMPTCGTRYYRFDAADGEWKVQYANDLSDEQKTQITAVLEEVAREMGVWCDNPAGEIIEDRHSQITMSALGQQATPEDKYAWAEKYKDVRPVYRDKVAAKLPNLEVRIGGTTSTDITLPGIDKAYGIGKLLELNGWSKEEALFFGDKLQEGGNDFPVKQMGVDSIEVKGWEDTAYALEGINAVS; encoded by the coding sequence ATGAAAAAAATTATCGGGTTTGATCTGGATGATACACTAGCCATTACCAAGTCACCAATTAGCGATCGTATGGCGGATATCCTTGGTCGGCTGCTTGAAAACTATGAGATGTGTGTCATCACGGGCGGCACATTTCACCAGATTAAAAAGCAAGTGATTGATCGACTTGATGTTCGGCCTGAGCTACTCCAAAAATTCCATGCAATGCCGACATGTGGTACGAGGTATTATCGATTTGACGCTGCTGATGGTGAGTGGAAGGTTCAGTACGCGAACGATCTGTCTGATGAGCAAAAAACTCAGATAACTGCGGTACTGGAGGAGGTTGCCAGGGAGATGGGTGTTTGGTGTGATAATCCTGCGGGTGAGATTATCGAGGATCGCCACAGCCAGATTACCATGTCGGCGCTGGGACAACAGGCAACTCCAGAGGATAAATATGCCTGGGCAGAAAAGTATAAAGATGTCCGTCCGGTATATCGTGACAAGGTGGCGGCGAAACTGCCAAATCTCGAAGTTAGGATTGGTGGTACGACCAGTACTGACATTACGCTGCCAGGAATTGATAAAGCCTATGGCATTGGTAAGCTGCTCGAGCTGAACGGCTGGTCAAAGGAAGAGGCACTATTCTTTGGTGACAAGCTACAGGAAGGCGGTAATGATTTTCCAGTTAAGCAAATGGGTGTTGACTCGATTGAAGTGAAGGGCTGGGAAGACACCGCCTACGCGCTGGAAGGCATCAACGCCGTTTCGTAG
- a CDS encoding DUF1064 domain-containing protein, with the protein MNGKIYDSKFEAQIAAELEVEKKLGQIKDYDTQYRIEGWVYDENGNKAFPYRHKVDFRIHNLDGSFTLREAKGIETDDYKWRRKILENVWLPAHPDYTYEVVFQRGNKRNRKKGGV; encoded by the coding sequence ATGAATGGTAAGATATACGATTCAAAGTTTGAGGCACAAATAGCCGCCGAACTAGAGGTTGAGAAAAAGCTAGGCCAGATAAAAGATTACGATACTCAATATCGAATTGAAGGCTGGGTATATGACGAAAATGGCAATAAAGCATTTCCATATCGCCATAAGGTAGACTTTAGAATCCATAACTTGGACGGATCGTTTACTCTACGAGAAGCCAAAGGTATAGAAACTGACGACTATAAGTGGCGACGGAAGATACTAGAAAATGTCTGGCTACCGGCTCATCCAGACTATACGTACGAGGTGGTATTTCAAAGAGGCAATAAGCGAAATCGCAAGAAAGGGGGTGTATGA
- the groES gene encoding co-chaperone GroES (10 kDa chaperonin; Cpn10; GroES; forms homoheptameric ring; binds to one or both ends of the GroEL double barrel in the presence of adenine nucleotides capping it; folding of unfolded substrates initiates in a GroEL-substrate bound and capped by GroES; release of the folded substrate is dependent on ATP binding and hydrolysis in the trans ring), which yields MEASEKTSSGIFVPKSAIDNLSQAEVINVGDSVKEFKPHDNVIYRDYSATVTKLDNQEYLLITDEDILGKIIEVEG from the coding sequence ATAGAAGCATCAGAAAAAACATCGAGTGGTATATTTGTACCTAAAAGTGCAATTGATAACTTGTCACAAGCTGAAGTTATCAATGTGGGCGATTCTGTTAAAGAGTTTAAGCCCCACGACAATGTTATCTACAGAGACTATTCCGCAACAGTTACGAAACTTGACAATCAAGAATACTTGTTAATAACAGATGAAGATATCCTAGGAAAAATAATTGAAGTGGAGGGCTAA
- a CDS encoding tyrosine-type recombinase/integrase, whose product MNTIMATEKAALFFTDVVRSCEEDQTATISKLAERYIYHCKYVENMSENTLPTKQTHLKQFVEFCRSNGKQYAEDLTLHWIDFYFYEFAKTHAASTTNSAKRILKSFFRYITDRVGVKSVNPDSIKSRKNTKPRPRYIEHEVILHVIKSTEDPHAKMLIDLMYETGLRIAEACRLTYHDIDDLRVYVLGKGGKERTVYLTPEARSRLDTYIEEWGRHTGTLFRTNPKTARVWLQRAFKRYAGKHITPHQLRHSYATRLLLNGCDISSIQKLLGHADVSTTMVYLQLKDDAVERQYYRARKNAHAIDI is encoded by the coding sequence ATGAACACAATAATGGCTACCGAAAAGGCAGCTTTATTTTTTACTGATGTCGTAAGATCTTGCGAGGAAGACCAGACGGCTACAATATCAAAACTAGCAGAGCGCTATATCTATCACTGTAAGTATGTTGAAAATATGTCAGAAAATACACTACCGACTAAACAAACACACTTAAAGCAGTTTGTAGAGTTTTGTCGGAGTAACGGTAAACAGTATGCTGAGGATCTCACTCTACATTGGATCGATTTCTATTTTTATGAATTTGCAAAGACCCATGCTGCATCAACTACTAATTCTGCTAAACGGATATTGAAATCATTTTTTCGCTATATTACCGATAGAGTAGGAGTAAAAAGTGTTAACCCAGACAGTATTAAATCGCGCAAAAATACTAAACCCCGCCCTCGATATATCGAGCATGAAGTCATTCTCCACGTTATCAAAAGCACAGAGGATCCTCACGCGAAGATGCTGATTGACCTTATGTACGAAACAGGACTTCGCATAGCAGAGGCTTGCCGGCTAACTTATCATGATATTGATGATCTAAGGGTGTATGTGCTTGGCAAAGGTGGCAAGGAGCGCACTGTCTATCTAACGCCAGAAGCCCGATCCCGTCTTGATACCTATATCGAGGAGTGGGGGCGTCATACAGGCACATTATTTCGCACTAACCCAAAGACTGCTCGTGTATGGCTGCAGCGTGCATTTAAGCGCTACGCTGGTAAGCACATAACGCCGCACCAGTTGCGCCACAGCTATGCTACGCGCCTACTACTCAATGGCTGCGACATCTCCTCGATTCAAAAGTTGCTAGGTCATGCAGACGTATCTACCACTATGGTTTATCTGCAGTTAAAAGACGATGCTGTCGAACGGCAGTACTATCGGGCCAGAAAAAACGCTCATGCTATTGACATATGA
- a CDS encoding N4-gp56 family major capsid protein — translation MATNTTATLSAEMIQYLEKKFLERSEARTIHAEGAKKKTLEKNSGTTVTFTKRSPFAMATTPLVEGENPQEDEIKSNKVTATLKGYGKWTKISSMLYNTSIDREMKETIETMGQNAGETIDTLVRNVLHQGATVQFANKKSALTGITDDDILTVAEVRKAVRTLKKNNALVYPDGYFLGKVGPDTAYNITGDAAWVDAQKYTGRPELYKGELGRLHKVRFIEASSNQMEESSTKTVYSNFIHGQEAFGVVDLAGSGLKKIIIKMSDKGDTSNPLNQFMTIGWKAEAFAAAVLDPKWIINIKTGAKD, via the coding sequence ATGGCAACTAACACAACTGCAACGCTTTCAGCCGAAATGATCCAGTACTTGGAGAAAAAATTCCTGGAGCGTAGCGAAGCACGCACAATCCATGCTGAGGGTGCAAAAAAGAAAACTTTGGAAAAGAACAGTGGTACAACAGTCACCTTTACTAAGCGTTCACCATTCGCGATGGCAACCACACCGTTGGTTGAGGGTGAAAACCCACAAGAAGACGAGATCAAGAGTAACAAAGTTACTGCGACCTTAAAGGGTTACGGTAAATGGACAAAGATCTCAAGCATGCTGTACAACACATCAATCGATCGTGAAATGAAAGAAACGATTGAAACGATGGGCCAAAATGCTGGCGAAACAATTGATACGTTGGTTCGCAATGTACTGCATCAAGGTGCGACTGTTCAGTTTGCAAACAAGAAGAGCGCCTTAACTGGCATCACTGATGATGACATCTTGACTGTCGCAGAAGTCCGCAAGGCGGTTCGTACACTGAAGAAGAACAATGCTTTAGTCTATCCTGATGGCTACTTCTTGGGTAAAGTCGGTCCAGATACCGCCTACAATATCACCGGCGATGCTGCATGGGTTGATGCTCAGAAGTACACCGGCCGACCAGAGTTGTACAAGGGTGAGCTGGGACGCTTGCACAAAGTCCGCTTTATTGAGGCATCGAGCAACCAGATGGAAGAGAGTAGCACCAAGACTGTCTACTCAAACTTTATCCATGGTCAAGAAGCCTTTGGCGTGGTGGATTTGGCAGGTAGCGGCTTGAAGAAGATTATCATCAAGATGTCTGACAAGGGCGATACCTCCAACCCACTCAACCAGTTCATGACAATTGGTTGGAAAGCTGAAGCATTCGCAGCAGCAGTGCTTGATCCGAAGTGGATTATCAATATTAAAACAGGTGCTAAAGACTAG